In one window of Janthinobacterium sp. 1_2014MBL_MicDiv DNA:
- the paoC gene encoding aldehyde oxidoreductase molybdenum-binding subunit PaoC — protein MKFTTPATTNPIDQLKVVGRPTDRIDGPLKTTGTAPYAYEQHAAAPHAAYGHVVGAAIAKGRIASIDTGAARRAPGVLAIVTAESAGKLGKGKMNTAHLLGGPDIQHYHQAIALVVAETFEQARSAAQLLDVTYVEQQGAFDLAKARGGASKPKDGKPDSRAGDFAGAYANAPVRLDAMYATPDQSHAMMEPHASIASWEGDKLTLWTANQMVDWGRGDLARTLGVPKDQVRIVSPYIGGGFGGKLFVRAEALLAALGARAARRPVKVALTRPLMFNNTTHRPATIQRLRIGATRDGKITAIGHESWSGDLKGGQPETAVLQTRLLYAGANRMTAMRLAVLDLPEGNAMRAPGEAPGLMALEIAMDEMAEKLKMDPIVLRILNDTKVDPEKPGRPFSQRRLIDCLRTGAVEFGWKERLAHPGARRDGRWLVGMGVAAAFRNNLVMQSAARVRLDGKGIITVETDMTDIGTGSYTIIAQTAAEMLGVTLNRVVVRLGDSDFPVSAGSGGQWGGNSSTAGVYAACVRLRQAIAGKLGFDEKDARFADGQVSQGERSVPLAAAAYHGDVVAEDHMEYGDLDKKFQQSTFGAHFVEVGVDRDTGEVRVRRMLAVCAAGRILNPKAARSQVIGAMTMGVGAALMEELVVDRRRGYFVNHDLAGYEVPVHADIPHQDVIFLDETDPMSSPMKAKGVGELGICGVAAAIANAVYNATGVRVREYPLTLDKLIGKLDGKLTA, from the coding sequence ATGAAATTCACGACACCTGCGACCACCAATCCCATCGACCAGCTGAAAGTCGTGGGCCGTCCCACTGACCGCATCGACGGCCCCCTGAAAACCACGGGCACGGCGCCGTATGCGTATGAACAGCACGCCGCCGCGCCGCATGCCGCCTACGGCCATGTCGTCGGCGCCGCCATCGCCAAGGGCCGCATCGCGTCCATCGATACCGGCGCCGCGCGGCGCGCGCCAGGCGTGCTGGCCATCGTCACGGCTGAGTCGGCGGGCAAGCTGGGCAAGGGCAAGATGAATACGGCCCATCTGCTGGGCGGCCCGGACATCCAGCATTACCACCAGGCCATCGCGCTGGTGGTGGCGGAAACCTTCGAGCAGGCCCGCTCGGCCGCGCAGTTGCTCGACGTGACATATGTGGAACAGCAGGGCGCATTCGACCTGGCCAAGGCCAGGGGCGGCGCCAGCAAGCCGAAAGACGGCAAGCCCGACAGCCGCGCCGGCGATTTTGCCGGCGCCTATGCCAATGCCCCCGTGCGCCTCGATGCCATGTATGCGACCCCCGACCAGTCGCACGCGATGATGGAGCCGCACGCCTCGATTGCTTCCTGGGAAGGCGACAAGCTGACGCTGTGGACGGCGAACCAGATGGTGGACTGGGGCCGTGGCGACCTGGCGCGCACCCTGGGCGTGCCGAAAGACCAGGTGCGCATCGTCTCGCCCTACATCGGCGGCGGCTTTGGCGGCAAGCTGTTCGTGCGCGCCGAAGCGTTGCTGGCGGCGCTCGGTGCGCGCGCGGCGCGGCGTCCCGTGAAGGTGGCGCTGACGCGGCCCCTGATGTTCAACAACACGACGCACCGGCCCGCCACCATCCAGCGCCTGCGCATCGGCGCCACGCGCGACGGCAAGATCACGGCCATCGGCCATGAATCGTGGTCGGGCGACTTGAAGGGCGGCCAGCCGGAAACGGCCGTGCTGCAGACGCGCCTGCTGTATGCGGGCGCCAACCGCATGACGGCCATGCGCCTGGCCGTGCTCGATTTGCCGGAGGGCAACGCCATGCGCGCGCCGGGCGAGGCGCCGGGCTTGATGGCGCTGGAAATCGCCATGGACGAGATGGCGGAGAAATTGAAAATGGATCCCATCGTCTTGCGCATCCTCAACGATACGAAAGTGGACCCGGAAAAGCCCGGCCGGCCGTTTTCCCAGCGCCGCCTGATCGACTGCCTGCGCACGGGCGCCGTGGAGTTCGGCTGGAAGGAGCGCCTGGCGCACCCGGGCGCGCGGCGCGACGGCCGCTGGCTGGTGGGCATGGGCGTGGCGGCCGCCTTCCGCAACAACCTCGTCATGCAGTCCGCCGCCAGGGTGCGCCTCGACGGCAAGGGCATCATTACCGTGGAGACGGACATGACGGACATCGGCACGGGCAGCTACACCATCATCGCCCAGACGGCGGCCGAAATGCTGGGCGTGACTCTGAACCGGGTCGTGGTGCGCCTGGGCGATTCGGATTTCCCCGTCTCGGCCGGTTCGGGCGGGCAGTGGGGCGGCAACAGCTCGACGGCCGGCGTGTACGCGGCCTGCGTGCGCCTGCGCCAGGCCATCGCCGGCAAGCTGGGCTTCGACGAGAAAGACGCGCGCTTTGCCGACGGCCAGGTGAGCCAGGGCGAGCGCAGCGTGCCGCTCGCTGCCGCCGCCTACCATGGCGACGTCGTCGCGGAAGACCACATGGAATACGGCGACCTCGACAAGAAATTCCAGCAATCGACGTTTGGCGCGCATTTCGTCGAAGTGGGCGTGGACCGCGACACGGGCGAAGTGCGCGTGCGCCGCATGCTGGCCGTGTGCGCGGCCGGCCGCATCCTCAATCCGAAGGCGGCGCGCAGCCAGGTGATCGGCGCCATGACCATGGGCGTGGGCGCGGCCCTGATGGAAGAGCTGGTGGTCGACCGGCGCCGCGGCTACTTCGTCAACCACGACCTGGCCGGCTACGAAGTGCCCGTGCACGCCGACATCCCGCACCAGGACGTCATCTTCCTCGACGAAACGGACCCCATGTCCTCGCCCATGAAGGCGAAGGGCGTGGGCGAGCTGGGCATCTGCGGCGTGGCGGCCGCCATCGCCAATGCCGTGTACAACGCGACGGGGGTGCGCGTGCGCGAGTATCCGCTAACGTTGGACAAGCTGATTGGCAAGCTCGATGGCAAGCTGACGGCGTAA
- a CDS encoding FAD binding domain-containing protein codes for MRVFTYQKAATPAEAAAAALRMPGARFIAGGTNLLDLMKLEIETPAHLIDVNGLALDKVEATNDGGLRIGALVRNTALAAHATVRRDYGVLSRALLAGASAQLRNKATTAGNLLQRTRCPYFYDTNQACNKRVPGSGCSAIGGFSRPLAIVGGSDACIATHPSDMAVAMRVLDASIDTVRADGAVRTIPIADFYRLPGNTPHVETVLQPGELITGVVLPRPPGGTHMYRKVRDRASYAFALVSVAAVILPDGTGRLALGGVAPQPWRVAGAEQAMPDGAAAVARQLLAGARPTDDNAFKVTLAERTIASVLREAQAVQAKKG; via the coding sequence ATGAGAGTGTTTACTTACCAGAAGGCCGCCACGCCGGCCGAGGCAGCGGCGGCCGCGCTGCGCATGCCGGGTGCCCGCTTCATCGCCGGCGGCACGAATCTGCTCGACCTGATGAAACTCGAGATCGAGACGCCCGCGCATCTGATCGACGTCAATGGACTGGCCCTGGACAAGGTGGAAGCAACAAATGATGGCGGCTTGCGCATCGGCGCCCTCGTGCGCAATACGGCGCTGGCGGCCCATGCCACGGTGCGCCGCGATTACGGCGTGCTGTCGCGCGCCTTGCTGGCCGGCGCGTCGGCGCAACTGCGCAACAAGGCGACGACGGCCGGCAACCTGTTGCAGCGCACGCGCTGTCCTTACTTTTATGATACGAACCAGGCCTGCAACAAGCGCGTGCCGGGCAGCGGCTGTTCCGCCATCGGCGGCTTCAGCCGGCCGCTGGCCATCGTGGGCGGCAGCGACGCCTGCATCGCCACGCACCCGAGCGACATGGCCGTGGCCATGCGCGTGCTCGACGCCAGCATCGACACCGTGCGCGCCGACGGCGCCGTGCGCACGATACCGATCGCCGACTTTTACCGCCTGCCGGGCAATACGCCGCACGTGGAGACCGTCTTGCAGCCAGGCGAACTGATCACGGGCGTGGTGCTGCCACGGCCGCCGGGCGGCACGCATATGTACCGCAAGGTGCGCGACCGCGCTTCGTACGCGTTCGCGCTGGTGTCCGTCGCGGCGGTGATCTTGCCGGACGGCACGGGCAGGCTGGCCCTGGGCGGTGTCGCGCCGCAGCCGTGGCGGGTTGCAGGCGCGGAACAGGCCATGCCCGATGGCGCCGCCGCCGTGGCCCGGCAGTTGCTGGCCGGCGCCAGGCCGACGGACGACAATGCGTTCAAGGTGACCCTGGCCGAGCGCACGATAGCCTCCGTGCTGAGGGAAGCACAAGCAGTCCAAGCGAAGAAAGGCTAG
- the paoA gene encoding aldehyde dehydrogenase iron-sulfur subunit PaoA, whose amino-acid sequence MSEIKQVHRIDTGRRGLLIAGALSATAVAVPGVAGAAEAVKTAAQAGQAPPPVLMNVTLEVNGQRHSLELDTRTTLLDALREHLHLTGTKKGCDHGQCGACTVMLDGQRINACLTLAVMHDGARLTTIEGLGTPDKLHPMQAAFIAHDGYQCGYCTPGQICSAVAALGELRQGIPSHVSADLNAAPQATPEELRERMSGNLCRCGAYSNIIDAIAEVAGRPA is encoded by the coding sequence ATGAGCGAGATCAAGCAGGTCCATCGTATCGATACAGGCCGGCGCGGCTTGCTGATCGCCGGCGCCCTGTCGGCCACCGCCGTGGCCGTGCCCGGCGTCGCCGGCGCGGCGGAAGCGGTAAAAACGGCCGCCCAGGCCGGCCAGGCGCCGCCGCCCGTGTTGATGAACGTCACGCTGGAGGTCAATGGCCAGCGCCACAGCCTGGAACTGGACACGCGCACCACCTTGCTCGACGCCTTGCGCGAACACCTGCATCTGACGGGCACCAAGAAGGGCTGCGACCACGGCCAGTGCGGCGCCTGCACCGTCATGCTCGACGGCCAGCGCATCAATGCCTGCCTGACCCTGGCCGTGATGCATGACGGCGCCAGGCTTACCACCATCGAGGGCCTGGGCACGCCCGACAAACTGCATCCGATGCAGGCAGCCTTCATCGCACACGACGGCTATCAGTGCGGCTATTGCACGCCGGGACAGATCTGTTCGGCCGTGGCCGCGCTGGGAGAGCTGCGCCAGGGCATCCCCAGCCATGTCAGCGCGGACCTGAACGCGGCGCCGCAGGCGACGCCCGAAGAATTGCGCGAGCGCATGAGCGGCAACCTGTGCCGCTGCGGCGCCTATTCCAACATCATCGACGCCATCGCCGAGGTGGCGGGGAGGCCGGCATGA
- a CDS encoding sigma-70 family RNA polymerase sigma factor, translated as MMAGMVEMLPLRMAAGAVGHARMARCWPAMRPRLRAANDMASAPGPGAQLQAVLESHYAGLHRRLTRHLGCAELASDSLHDAWLRLGAGNGAPLAHSPVAYVFRVACNAATDSLRRNRAWLYADAGDGAEEGIERLADAAAGPERLAELHADLRRLAQAVELLPRRHRQVLEALRVDELTRQEVAERHDMSLRNVDTALRQALDHCARHTGYAALGGVGTPRRSLRVRQGQAQMGS; from the coding sequence ATGATGGCCGGCATGGTGGAAATGTTGCCATTGCGCATGGCAGCGGGCGCTGTGGGGCATGCGCGCATGGCCCGCTGCTGGCCAGCCATGCGGCCCCGTTTGCGGGCCGCCAACGACATGGCGTCGGCGCCAGGGCCGGGCGCGCAGCTGCAGGCGGTGCTGGAAAGCCATTACGCGGGCCTGCACCGTCGCCTGACGCGGCACCTGGGCTGCGCCGAGCTGGCCAGCGACAGCCTGCACGACGCCTGGCTGCGCCTGGGGGCGGGCAATGGCGCGCCGCTGGCGCACAGTCCCGTCGCCTATGTCTTCCGCGTCGCCTGCAATGCGGCCACGGACAGCCTGCGCCGCAACCGAGCCTGGCTGTATGCGGACGCGGGCGATGGGGCAGAGGAGGGCATCGAGCGCCTGGCCGATGCGGCGGCGGGGCCGGAACGCCTGGCCGAGCTGCATGCGGATCTGCGGCGCCTGGCGCAGGCCGTCGAACTGTTGCCACGGCGTCACCGGCAAGTGCTCGAAGCGCTGCGCGTCGATGAGCTGACCCGGCAGGAGGTGGCCGAGCGGCACGACATGTCGCTGCGCAACGTCGATACGGCCCTGCGCCAGGCGCTCGACCACTGCGCCCGCCACACGGGCTACGCGGCGCTGGGCGGCGTCGGCACGCCCCGGCGCAGTTTGCGCGTGCGCCAGGGACAGGCGCAAATGGGGAGTTAA